The genomic segment CGCAGGAAGTTATATTACAAGACCATTGCAAAACAAAATATTACAACTTGGTGGACAAATAGCTACTAGGGTTATTATGGATGATATTATCTATAATGATAAAAACGAAGTTGTAGGTATAAAGGTTCGTGAAAAATATGAGTTTAACTTTGATAAAGGTTTTGAAGAAGAAAACAATCATAGCGGTCAAGTTAAATACTATAGAACTTATGGTGGTCTTATCTTAGCTACCGGTGGTTGGGGTGCTGACATAATGTTTAGACAAAAATTTGACCCTGCTTTAAGATCCGATGTTTTAACAACAAATCACTCAGGTGCTACTGCCTATACTGTTAAAAAATTAATATCTGATGATATAAAATTTATAGATATGCAATATATTCAAAGAATGCATGTAACATCTGCAGATGAGCCATTTTTTGGATTTGCTTATAGATGGATAACTCGTGGTTATGCTTATGGAATCATGGTAAACCCAAAAACAGGACTTCGTTTTGTGAACGAAATAGCGGATAGAAAAGTGGGTTCTGATGCTATTTGGGCTATGAATGAAAATGGGACAAATCATCCAATTTTAATAATGGATATAGAAGGAACTCAAACTGTAGATGTAAAGGATTTTCAACGTGGATTAAGTGTAGGGGCTATAAAGCAATTTGATACTATGGATGAGCTTATTGAGTTCTACCATATAAATAAAGAACCATTTTTAAATCAGCTTAAGAGATATAATTCTTTTGTAGATGAAGCTTCTAAAAATAAAGATTATCGTGACCCTGAATTTAACCGCAACTTCTCTCCTTATAAAGGAAAATATATAAAAGTTGAAAAAGCTCCTTTCTTTGCTTCTAGACCTGGGCCTAAAGTTCATCATTGTATGGGTGGAATTAAAACTACAATAGATTGTGAAGTTTATAACAATGATATGCAAATTGTGAAAAATTTATATGCATGTGGTGAATTAACTGGTGGTAGACATGGATATAATAGGCTTGGTTCAAATGCAGTTCTTGATTGTTTGGTTTATGGTAAAAGAGCTGGTGCAAAACTTGCACAAAAATATAACGAAAAAAGAGGTGCATAATGAAAAAGATAATATTATTAATCTCGCTTATAGCTCTATTTTTAAGTGGAAATGAAATAAATCCAAAAGATAGTTTGGTTGATGTTTTAAGAAGTTCAGATGGCAAGGTTATTACGGATTTTAGCAAAAATGCATTTCCTATAAAAGGAATACATGAAAAATTGGGTCTTGATTGCAAAGATTGTCATAAAGAGAAAAATCAAAAAGATTATTCATCTGCTATGAATAGCTCCTGTTTAGAATGCCATGGAAGTTACAAAAAGCTGGGCGAAGCCACAGGACATTTAGGCCATAATGATAATATACATGCTAATCCTCATTATGAATCTCTTGATTGCGATACATGCCACAAAGCACATAAGCCAACTGTTAATATGTGCTTGCGTTGTCATACGCAAGATTCCATGAAAAAGCTTGAAGTAAAATAAGAAGGGGGTTAAGATGAAAAATACAGTAATTAAAGCGGTTGTGATAACTGCCCTTGTTATGTTTGCTATATTTTTTGGCGGATATGAGGTTGTAAAGGCTACATCTGATTATCCTTTCTGTGGTAGTTGTCATGAATGGGATGGAGCTATAGCTCAAACAAATTTAGCTGATAAAATTCATGGACCATCAAACCAAAAAGGTGTTGGCGCCAAATGTACTGACTGCCATTTACCTCACGATTCTTTTGTTAATTACATCTTTACAAAAGCAAAAAATGGTATTTCCGAAGGTTTAACCACACTAACTAAAGATCCGAAAGCAAAAGATTGGATAGCTAATAGAGTATATGTGCGTGAAAAATATACTTTCGATAGTTCTTGTTTGAATTGTCATAATAATATTTTAAAATCTCAGGATGGAAACATCACAAGAGTTGTGAATAAAATGCACTTAAAGTATATTGAGTTTAAAGGCACAAAAAATGAGATGAAATGTACTGAATGTCATAAATATGTAGGCCATCATGAGCTTGGTAAAATGCTTATAGAACAAAAACATAAAACAGCACAAAATTGGGATGAGTGGAAGAAAATGCACGACCTAAAAGCTAGTAAAAAATAAAACAAATTTCCCAAAGAGCAAATCTTTTTGGGAAATAAATCTACTATAATTTTTTATCTTTATATATAAATTTGAAATAATTAATGCAAAAAATATAGGCGAGGTGTTTGCAGTGTGGTTTTCAAATAGGATAAAACATAATTATAAATTTTTAAATACACTAAAAGCTTGAAATCTAGTTACCTAGTTTATGAAATATAGAAAGGTTTTTAGTAATAAAATTTCTGGGCTTTGTCTTATATAATGTCTTAAAGCGCTATTTAAAAATAAATTGATAATTTGTGCATCAAAATCTTATATTTAAATCTTTATGATCAAATTCCATTTGGTTGTTGCAGAGGTTAAAAAAGTTTGTATAAAAATATAGTGAAAAATAATTTTAAAGTATGAGTTATAAAAAATAGTTGTCTCAAAAAGAGACAACTAAAAAATTACATTGCCTGAGCTTCTACATCAATTTGAAGTTGAACTTTGTCTGAAACCATAGCACCAGGGAATTTATCTCCGATTTTAAAATCTTTTCTCATAACATCACCAGTAAGACTAAAGCCTATTCTCTCTTTTCCATCCATATCTTTAGCTATACCGCTAAGTTCAAATTTAAGTTCAACTGGTTTAGTTACGTCTCTTATAGTTAAATCACCCATAACTTTACCTTCTGTATCGCTTTCTTTTTCAAATTTTGTCATTTTGAATTTCATATCTTTAAATTCGCTAGTTTTGAAAAAATCTTCACTTTTTAAATGCTCATCTCTTTTTTCATTTTGAGTATCTACTGAATTTACATCTAAAGTTACATCTAAAGTTTTTAATACTTTCTCATCTTTATCATAATCTACATCTGCATTATAGCTTTTGAAACTACCATAAACTTTTGCAATTGTAAGGTGTTTAACCATAAAACCAACATTTGAGTGAGCTGGATCAACTTTGTAATCAGTAGCATATGACAAGCTCGCTAAAAGAGCTGCAAGCAAAGAAGCTTTAACCATTTTTTTCATTTTTTCTCCTTGAGTGTTTTTTACAAGGTGAAAGTATAGTACACTTTTTTATAATATAAGATAAATAAAAAATATACTTTTGTTAAGCTATTTTAAATTGGCTATATTGCGGTATTTTTTAAAAGTTTATATCTTTTAGTAGTTTTTGTATCTCTTCGAAGCTAAAATTTTCATCCTCGCCCTGTTTTAAAAAGTCATTCATAAATGTTTTTTTTGCTATTGCTATGTCTAACTCTTTGTCATTGCCTTTTTGATAAGCTCCTATGCGTAACAATACTTCATTTTCTTTTAAAAGAGAGTATAGTCTTTTAAAAGTTATGGCATTTTGTCTATGTTCTTTGCTAACTACGTCATTCATGACCCTAGAAGCCGAGTTTTGTATGTTTATAGGGGGATATATCCCAAAATCAGTCAATTCTCTACTTAAAACTATATGCCCATCTAATATAGAACGACTTTGGTCAGCTATCGGGTCGCTCATATCATCACCCTCTACCAAAACCGTAAAAAATGCTGTTATACTTCCTTTTCCATCTTCTTTTCCGGCTCTTTCCATTAGTTGCGGAAGCAGCATTAAAGATGATGGTGGATAGCCTTTTGATGTTGGCGGTTCTCCAAGTGCAAGACCTATCTCTCTTTGAGCCATTGCAAATCTCGTAACACTATCCATTATAAACAAAACATCTTTGCCTTGTTCTTTGAAGTATTCAGCAACACTCATAGCACAAAATGCTCCATATTTTCTCATAAGGGCACTATCATCAGATGTTGCTACTATTATTATAGTTCCGGTAAGATCCCCTTTTAGGTTTTTTTCTATAAATTCAGGAACCTCTCTTCCTCTTTCTCCTATTAAAGCTACTACTTTTATGGGGGCTTGGGTATTTTTTACTATCATACTCATTAGTGTTGATTTTCCAACACCAGAACCAGCAAAAATTCCAAGTTTTTGACCTTTGCCACAAGTAAGAAGTCCATCTATCGTTTTAATTCCAACATTAAAAGGCTCATTTATAAGCCCTCTTTTCATTGCATCTATCGGTGCTTTCATTATTGGCATTAAGTCATTTGAGCGAATTGGACCTTTTCCATCAATTGGTCTCATAAAGGGATCCACGACACGACCTAAAAGCTCATTTCCAACCGGTATATTCATACCCTGATCACTTTGATAAACAAAGTCACCAACCCTAAATCCTTCAACAAAACCAAATGGACTTATGAAAGCACCATCTGATGTTATTTGTGTAACCATTCCAAGTCCGGTTTTGCTCTTGTCTTTGCTTGAAATTTTAACGACATCTCCGATACTAGGTCTTAGCCCGTTTATTTGTATAGTCGTTGGTGTTATTTTTGTTATCACTCCAAATACATTGGCTAGTGAAATTTTTTTATCGTTTAGTTTAAGTTTTATTCGTTCTAAACTCAAAAAGAAAATTCCTTAGGTGAGTTTATAAGAGAAAAAAACTCTTTTCTAGTCTCAGCATTTTTTATAAATGCGCCACGAAGAGCAGATGTTGTTGTCGTTGAGTTGATTTTTTGAACCCCACGCATTTCCATACACATATGCCTTGCTTGAACCACAACCCCAACCCCTTTTGGCTCGATAACATCAGCTATAGCTTGTGCTATTTGTTCTGTCATTTGCTCTTGAATTTGAAGTCTTTTGGCATATATATTTACCATTCTTGGTATTTTTGAAAGCCCAACGACCTTTCCATTTGGTATATAGGCTACGTGAACACGACCTATTATAGGTAACAAATGATGTTCGCAAAGGCTATAAAACTCTATATCTTTTATCAAAACCATTTCATTGTTTGAACTTTGAAATAGGGCATTGTTTAAAACCTCTTTTGGATCTTCTTTGTAACCACTTGTGAGATCTTTAAAAGACTTAAAAACTCGTTCAGGGGTTTTAATAAGACCTTCACGATTTATGTCTTCGCCTATTATGGTAAGCATATTTCTTACAGAATTTTCAAAACTTTCTTGCATTAACTTCTCCAAAAATAAAATTAAATTCTATATAAAAATGCCTTTTAGATGTATAAAATTTTAAAATTTATACTATTAATAAGGAAAAGTTTGGTATATTCTTGCTTAAATTTTTATTTAAAAAAGGAATAAAATGGCGATTACCGTAAAAGCTATAGATAGTGTAAATACTGAAATTAGCGCAAATATAGAAAATTCACAAATAAAAGCTAATATTGAAAAATTAGCAAAAAAAGCTGCAAAGACTATGAAAATAGATGGTTTTAGAAAGGGACATGTTCCAACTGCTGTTGTTCTTAAAAGATATGAAAAAGAATTAACAAGCGATGCAGAGCAAGACGCTTTAAAAGATATATTAGATGAGGCTATAAAACAAGCTGGCAAAAAAAGTAGCGATATTATAGGTGAGCCTATGGTTGAGAAGTTTGATAAAAACGAAAAAGGCATAGATGTTAGTATGACTATATCTTTTAAACCAAGCATAGATGTTAGTGGCTATGAGGAGATAATCCCTGAGTTTTCTACTCCAAGAGTTTTGAAAAAAGACATAGAAGAGAAGAAAAATGAAATTTTAAAAATGGTTGCTCCACTTGAAAAAGTTAGCGAAGATAGAGCTTTAAAACAAGGTGATTTTGCTAAGTTTGATTTTGAGGGTTTTGTTGATGGCGAAGCTTTTGAAGGTGGAAAGGCTGAGGACTATGTTCTTGAGATAGGCTCTGGTCAGTTTATACCTGGTTTTGAAGATGGAATGGTTGGTTTAAAAGTTTCAGAAGAAAAAGATGTAAATGTAACTTTCCCTGCTGAGTATGGTGCTGCAAATTTAGCTGGAAAACCTGCTGTGTTTAAGGTAAAACTACACGAAATCCAAGAGAGAAAAATACCAGAAAAAATTGATGAGCAAACATTAAAAAGTATATTACCAAATGAAGAAAACCCAACTGAAGATATGCTTGATGAGAAGATAAAAGAGCAAATCAGAAGTGAAAAATTATTCACTCTTGTAAATGAAGAATTAAAACCTAAATTTGCAGAAGCAGCTGTTGAGAAGTTTAAATTTGATGTTCCTAAAAATATAGTAGAACAAGAACTTGATATGCAATTTAGAGGCGCTTGGTCAAGTTTTACTGAAGACGAGATAAACAAATTTAAAGAGGATCAAGATGCTTTAAAAAATAAGCGTGAAGAATTTAGAAAAGATGCTGAAAATAGTGTTCGTTTGACATTTATCATAGATGAGCTTGCTCGTGTAAGAGATGTTACAGTAAGTGATCAAGAAGTTGTTCAAGCTGTTTACTTTGAAGCATATAGAAGCGGAAGAGATCCAAAATCACACCTTGAAGCTTATAAAAATCAAGGAGTGTTGCCAGCTATTAAAATGTCTATGATAGAAGAAAAATTATTTAACGAAATGTTTAACAAAGATGACAAAAAAGCGGCTAAAAAAGAGAAGGCTGAATAATGAGTTATTACGTTCCTGTCGTAGTTGAAAGAACAAGCAAAGGAGAGAGAAGTTATGATATATATTCTCGCCTTTTAAAAGATAGGATAATAATGCTAAGCGGTGAGATAGAAGATGGTATGGCATCTTCTATCGTAGCTCAGCTTTTATTTTTAGAAGCGGAAGATCCAGAAAAAGATATATATTTGTATATAAACTCTCCAGGTGGAGTTATTACAAGCGGATTTAGTATATATGATACTATGAATTATATTAAGCCAGATGTTTGCACTATATGTATAGGTCAAGCTGCGTCTATGGGAGCTTTTTTGCTTAGTTCAGGAGCTAAAGGCAAAAGATATGCGCTTACAAACTCTCGTATAATGATCCATCAACCACTTGGTGGTGCAAGAGGACAGGCTACTGATATAGAGATACAAGCTCGTGAAATTTTAAGACTTAAAGAGATTTTAAATGCGACTTTAGCAAACAATACTGGTCAAAAACTTTCAAAAGTAGTAAAAGATACAGAGCGTGATTATTTTATGAGTGCCGCAGAGGCAAAAGATTATGGTCTTATAGATACTATACTTAAAAAGAGCTTTAAATAGGAATAACTTTGCAAACAACAGATTCTAAGCCAAAATATCAGATACTAAATAATAAAAGTGATAAATTGGAAGATGTTGATATATATAAATTTTCGGAAAATGTATTAAAGCAATTAAATAAAGATAACATTTCATCTATACCTAGTAATTATTCTATATATTTTGAAAAACTACTTGAACAAAAATCTCCTGATTTTAAAAAAAAATTAGGAGATTCGCTTCAATTTTATGAAGAATTTGGTGAAAAAATGCCAGAAAGTAGCATATGTATAGAAAAAGAGATAAAACAAGGTTTTGTTCAGATTAAAAGTATGCTTCAAGCTGTTGCCTTAATTTATAAAAATATAGGCTTAATGAAAGGTATAACAAAAAAAAATTTAACTATATTAAAAAGCAATAGAGATATCCTAGCTGTTCAAAATGTGGTT from the Campylobacter pinnipediorum subsp. pinnipediorum genome contains:
- a CDS encoding flavocytochrome c yields the protein MIDLLKRRTLKTLACCSATLAMPDLAFGKISVNDVKHWDKTFDAIVVGSGFAGSAAMLSLLNGGVTNCIMIDKMQYLGGNSAYSGGSMAVAGTFMQEKDGIKDNPESQIKDTLKSGHDLNDLALVKEMVYEGPTTFNWLVDNGVKFKWVSRSGGHSVPRSHSAGAGSYITRPLQNKILQLGGQIATRVIMDDIIYNDKNEVVGIKVREKYEFNFDKGFEEENNHSGQVKYYRTYGGLILATGGWGADIMFRQKFDPALRSDVLTTNHSGATAYTVKKLISDDIKFIDMQYIQRMHVTSADEPFFGFAYRWITRGYAYGIMVNPKTGLRFVNEIADRKVGSDAIWAMNENGTNHPILIMDIEGTQTVDVKDFQRGLSVGAIKQFDTMDELIEFYHINKEPFLNQLKRYNSFVDEASKNKDYRDPEFNRNFSPYKGKYIKVEKAPFFASRPGPKVHHCMGGIKTTIDCEVYNNDMQIVKNLYACGELTGGRHGYNRLGSNAVLDCLVYGKRAGAKLAQKYNEKRGA
- a CDS encoding cytochrome c3 family protein — encoded protein: MKKIILLISLIALFLSGNEINPKDSLVDVLRSSDGKVITDFSKNAFPIKGIHEKLGLDCKDCHKEKNQKDYSSAMNSSCLECHGSYKKLGEATGHLGHNDNIHANPHYESLDCDTCHKAHKPTVNMCLRCHTQDSMKKLEVK
- a CDS encoding cytochrome c3 family protein, yielding MKNTVIKAVVITALVMFAIFFGGYEVVKATSDYPFCGSCHEWDGAIAQTNLADKIHGPSNQKGVGAKCTDCHLPHDSFVNYIFTKAKNGISEGLTTLTKDPKAKDWIANRVYVREKYTFDSSCLNCHNNILKSQDGNITRVVNKMHLKYIEFKGTKNEMKCTECHKYVGHHELGKMLIEQKHKTAQNWDEWKKMHDLKASKK
- a CDS encoding YceI family protein, with translation MKKMVKASLLAALLASLSYATDYKVDPAHSNVGFMVKHLTIAKVYGSFKSYNADVDYDKDEKVLKTLDVTLDVNSVDTQNEKRDEHLKSEDFFKTSEFKDMKFKMTKFEKESDTEGKVMGDLTIRDVTKPVELKFELSGIAKDMDGKERIGFSLTGDVMRKDFKIGDKFPGAMVSDKVQLQIDVEAQAM
- the fliI gene encoding flagellar protein export ATPase FliI, encoding MSLERIKLKLNDKKISLANVFGVITKITPTTIQINGLRPSIGDVVKISSKDKSKTGLGMVTQITSDGAFISPFGFVEGFRVGDFVYQSDQGMNIPVGNELLGRVVDPFMRPIDGKGPIRSNDLMPIMKAPIDAMKRGLINEPFNVGIKTIDGLLTCGKGQKLGIFAGSGVGKSTLMSMIVKNTQAPIKVVALIGERGREVPEFIEKNLKGDLTGTIIIVATSDDSALMRKYGAFCAMSVAEYFKEQGKDVLFIMDSVTRFAMAQREIGLALGEPPTSKGYPPSSLMLLPQLMERAGKEDGKGSITAFFTVLVEGDDMSDPIADQSRSILDGHIVLSRELTDFGIYPPINIQNSASRVMNDVVSKEHRQNAITFKRLYSLLKENEVLLRIGAYQKGNDKELDIAIAKKTFMNDFLKQGEDENFSFEEIQKLLKDINF
- the folE gene encoding GTP cyclohydrolase I FolE, with amino-acid sequence MQESFENSVRNMLTIIGEDINREGLIKTPERVFKSFKDLTSGYKEDPKEVLNNALFQSSNNEMVLIKDIEFYSLCEHHLLPIIGRVHVAYIPNGKVVGLSKIPRMVNIYAKRLQIQEQMTEQIAQAIADVIEPKGVGVVVQARHMCMEMRGVQKINSTTTTSALRGAFIKNAETRKEFFSLINSPKEFSF
- the tig gene encoding trigger factor; this encodes MAITVKAIDSVNTEISANIENSQIKANIEKLAKKAAKTMKIDGFRKGHVPTAVVLKRYEKELTSDAEQDALKDILDEAIKQAGKKSSDIIGEPMVEKFDKNEKGIDVSMTISFKPSIDVSGYEEIIPEFSTPRVLKKDIEEKKNEILKMVAPLEKVSEDRALKQGDFAKFDFEGFVDGEAFEGGKAEDYVLEIGSGQFIPGFEDGMVGLKVSEEKDVNVTFPAEYGAANLAGKPAVFKVKLHEIQERKIPEKIDEQTLKSILPNEENPTEDMLDEKIKEQIRSEKLFTLVNEELKPKFAEAAVEKFKFDVPKNIVEQELDMQFRGAWSSFTEDEINKFKEDQDALKNKREEFRKDAENSVRLTFIIDELARVRDVTVSDQEVVQAVYFEAYRSGRDPKSHLEAYKNQGVLPAIKMSMIEEKLFNEMFNKDDKKAAKKEKAE
- the clpP gene encoding ATP-dependent Clp endopeptidase proteolytic subunit ClpP; this encodes MSYYVPVVVERTSKGERSYDIYSRLLKDRIIMLSGEIEDGMASSIVAQLLFLEAEDPEKDIYLYINSPGGVITSGFSIYDTMNYIKPDVCTICIGQAASMGAFLLSSGAKGKRYALTNSRIMIHQPLGGARGQATDIEIQAREILRLKEILNATLANNTGQKLSKVVKDTERDYFMSAAEAKDYGLIDTILKKSFK